In Triplophysa rosa linkage group LG7, Trosa_1v2, whole genome shotgun sequence, the following proteins share a genomic window:
- the kank4 gene encoding KN motif and ankyrin repeat domain-containing protein 4 isoform X1: MQRFTTDSIYDTAKTEIMDKKSANGFPSKASESGVQRKQLPYSVETPYGFHLDLDFLKYVDDIEKGNTIKRVHIQRKNRGPKYSTLPRNFSLPGHGARPLAKDTWANTSTLGSKPKSRVTEVQQLFEFRASDATSSSSSGTSTSSQTKIPASGFLPSPKSGEESQLQTSSEAPMGLNVRPHLLRASSMPVNVPRRKGSDSTDEQNSQSQNGSTEKLFKPVDGSDRRGSIPQDRASLHQQITAALKRVRELEEQVKTIPELRAKICSLREEREQLLQRIQQHQSKQVSPSPLEETKVPQIESQDNTVPQVTTEQDDAPSVSLITTAAAVLQSDGTTEQQAMEQTPVVQDVVQQESEKREHITETKSEKEEVQTPMSVPVILIDKAETPTDSDESDRVSQESTPQEEALESLSEEFNKQESSSETLLEEKQSTVLEGISESGATVECTSIQKDVEKKETVEGQSVIIIDESTVAQPGEQTLLTNQKQLQVKLKTLEESLSKASYELEKTNALLREQMDENKIKDERIDELIDRVKEQNLQGPMEPLPEPVVTCDASVSTDSKIVLEKAVSTEPQPADGPTEADSKCSSTQTNIVEARDIEILAQVTTSEKIVGVEIVTCDRAIETEVLDDLQISSLKEVSDRLGKTDSVEINEGDIQDYVSSPIRDVEVSENVVAESDNEEFVMVESAMVETMASESEVSEPTVPATQSFGIAGVQSTVTDKGEGEKSAGLQTQGQESQSQRASEATASPAAIGQVVNRIQGLLNEQWASLGSGGQDPKGESSQKPHTSKISSIQSHLRGSLSALSAFYSPVQKGGAARQSGLKSIMKKNDCPDKQGNGGAKKNLKFVGVNGGYETTSSEDSGGEEAQDEGEEVDSSEAEVEHGEESGTAQEEAAATGEQGEGVQAEVTEGSEEPDALQKAMSPQEEQPVSELVNESFMAACHFLKDRMAEVAAPNVEMRQVLMVLYQEWFRVSSQKDSQADAVTLYLREVGFQTPTLLRYIVNLSDGNGNMALHYSVSHSNFSVVKLLLDTGLCEVDQQNKAGYTAIMLASLTAAESPEDMEVAQQLLRMGNINARASQSGQTALMLAVSHGRTVMVQVLLDCGADVNIQDRDRSTALMCACEHGHTEIAKLLLERPECDKSLKDKDGHTALSVAMKASNSEIVDLLKAHTDPAVATDSTAPL, from the exons ATGCAG AGGTTTACAACAGATTCCATCTATGACACTGCTAAAACAGAAATAATGGACAAGAAAAGTG CAAATGGCTTTCCCTCTAAAGCCTCTGAGAGCGGGGTGCAGAGAAAACAGCTGCCATATTCTGTAGAGACACCCTATGGATTTCACCTGGATTTGGACTTTTTGAAATACGTAGATGATATAGAGAAGGGTAACACAATCAAGAGGGTGCACATCCAGCGCAAAAACAGGGGCCCAAAGTACAGCACACTGCCACGCAACTTCAGCCTACCCGGGCATGGTGCTCGACCACTAGCCAAAGACACGTGGGCCAATACTTCCACTTTAGGGTCAAAACCCAAGTCCCGTGTTACTGAAGTCCAGCAGCTTTTTGAGTTCCGAGCCAGTGATGCCACTAGTAGTAGCAGTAGTGGAACCTCCACCTCCAGTCAGACAAAGATTCCTGCGAGTGGTTTTCTTCCCTCTCCGAAGTCTGGGGAAGAATCTCAACTACAGACATCCAGTGAAGCACCCATGGGCCTTAACGTTAGGCCTCACCTGTTAAGAGCCTCCAGCATGCCTGTTAATGTCCCCCGCAGGAAAGGTTCAGACTCAACTGATGAACAGAACTCTCAATCACAAAACGGCTCGACGGAGAAGCTTTTCAAACCGGTGGATGGAAGTGACAGGAGAGGCAGTATTCCCCAGGACAGAGCCAGTTTACATCAACAGATCACAGCTGCGTTAAAAAGGGTGCGTGAGTTAGAGGAACAAGTCAAGACTATCCCCGAGCTCAGGGCTAAAATATGCTCTCTTAGAGAAGAGAGGGAGCAGCTGCTTCAAAGGATTCAGCAACACCAATCCAAGCAAGTGAGCCCTTCGCCGTTGGAGGAGACTAAGGTTCCTCAGATTGAATCTCAAGACAATACCGTTCCTCAAGTTACAACTGAGCAGGATGATGCTCCCTCAGTTTCCCTAATCACTACTGCTGCTGCAGTACTACAGTCAGACGGAACCACAGAACAACAAGCAATGGAACAAACTCCTGTGGTACAGGATGTCGTACAGCAGGAATCCGAAAAACGTGAACACATAACTGAGACAAAGTCAGAAAAGGAAGAAGTTCAGACTCCAATGTCCGTCCCAGTGATACTCATAGACAAAGCGGAAACCCCAACTGATTCAGATGAATCAGACAGAGTTTCGCAAGAGTCCACACCTCAAGAAGAAGCATTAGAAAGTCTTTCTGAGGAATTTAACAAGCAGGAGAGTTCATCAGAGACTTTGTTAGAAGAAAAGCAGTCCACAGTATTGGAAGGGATTTCAGAATCTGGTGCTACAGTTGAATGTACATCAATTCAAAAAGATGTGGAGAAAAAAGAGACTGTTGAGGGACAAAGTGTAATCATAATTGATGAAAGTACAGTTGCTCAACCTGGTGAACAGACGCTTCTCACTAATCAGAAGCAGCTTCAAGTAAAACTGAAAACGTTGGAAGAGAGTCTAAGCAAAGCTAGTTATGAATTGGAAAAGACAAATGCCTTATTAAGAGAGCAGATGGATGAGAATAAGATAAAGGATGAGAGGATAGATGAATTGATTGATAGAGTAAAAGAGCAAAATCTTCAAGGTCCTATGGAGCCACTTCCAGAACCAGTTGTCACCTGTGATGCATCAGTCAGTACAGATAGCAAAATTGTCCTGGAGAAAGCTGTCTCAACAGAACCTCAACCAGCTGATGGTCCCACAGAAGCAGACTCTAAATGCTCAAGCACTCAGACAAATATAGTAGAAGCACGAGATATTGAAATCTTAGCCCAAGTCACTACATCAGAGAAAATTGTGGGTGTAGAGATTGTTACTTGTGACCGGGCAATAGAGACTGAAGTCCTGGATGACCTACAAATTAGCAGTCTTAAGGAAGTTTCCGATCGGTTAGGGAAGACAGACTCAGTAGAAATCAATGAGGGTGATATTCAAGATTATGTGTCAAGTCCAATTAGAGATGTGGAAGTCAGTGAAAATGTGGTTGCAGAGAGTGACAATGAAGAATTTGTGATGGTAGAAAGTGCCATGGTTGAGACAATGGCCAGTGAAAGTGAGGTCTCTGAGCCCACAGTCCCAGCGACGCAATCTTTTGGGATTGCAGGTGTTCAAAGCACAGTAACGGATAAAGGTGAAGGAGAAAAAAGTGCCGGTTTGCAAACACAAGGGCAGGAATCTCAGTCTCAGAGGGCATCTGAAGCCACAGCCTCTCCTGCTGCGATCGGCCAGGTTGTTAATCGTATACAGGGTCTTCTTAATGAGCAGTGGGCCAGCCTGGGAAGTGGGGGGCAAGATCCAAAAGGGGAGAGCTCCCAGAAACCTCACACCTCCAAAATAAGCTCCATTCAAAGCCACCTGAGAGGTTCCCTAAGTGCACTGTCGGCTTTCTACTCACCTGTTCAGAAAGGAGGGGCAGCACGACAATCAG GCCTGAAATCTATCATGAAGAAGAATGACTGTCCTGACAAGCAGGGCAATGGGGGAGCCAAGAAGAACTTGAAGTTTGTTGGCGTAAACGGAGG CTATGAGACCACCTCCAGTGAGGACTCCGGTGGGGAGGAGGCTCAGGACGAGGGGGAGGAGGTGGATAGCTCGGAGGCTGAGGTGGAGCACGGGGAGGAGAGTGGAACGGCCCAGGAGGAGGCTGCTGCTACTGGGGAGCAAGGTGAAGGGGTTCAGGCCGAGGTGACAGAGGGCTCTGAGGAGCCTGATGCCCTTCAAAAAGCCATGAGTCCCCAGGAGGAGCAGCCTGTGAG TGAGTTAGTTAATGAGAGCTTCATGGCTGCTTGTCATTTCCTGAAGGATCGCATGGCTGAGGTTGCTGCCCCAAATGTAGAGATG AGGCAGGTTCTCATGGTGCTCTATCAGGAGTGGTTTCGTGTGTCCAGTCAGAAGGACTCGCAGGCAGATGCAGTCACCCTGTACCTGAGAGAGGTGGGCTTCCAAACTCCCACCCTTCTGCGATATATAGTGAACCTATCTGATGGAAATGGCAACATGGCGCTGCACTACAGTGTGTCCCATTCCAACTTCTCTGTAGTTAAACTGTTATTAGACACAG GACTGTGTGAGGTGGATCAACAAAACAAGGCTGGCTACACTGCTATAATGTTGGCATCCCTTACTGCGGCTGAGAGCCCTGAAGATATGGAGGTGGCTCAGCAGCTACTGAGAATGGGCAACATTAACGCACGCGCTAGCCAG TCAGGGCAAACAGCACTGATGCTCGCAGTGAGTCATGGACGGACAGTGATGGTGCAGGTTCTTCTAGACTGTGGTGCTGATGTGAACATACAGGACCGAGACCGTTCCACTGCCTTGATGTGTGCCTGTGAGCATGGCCATACTGAGATAGCCAAACTACTGCTGGAGAGACCAGAGTGTGACAAGTCACTCAAAGATAAG GATGGCCACACAGCTCTTTCAGTAGCCATGAAGGCCTCCAACTCTGAGATAGTGGACCTTCTGAAAGCTCACACTGATCCAGCCGTAGCCACAGATTCTACAGCTCCACTCTGA
- the kank4 gene encoding KN motif and ankyrin repeat domain-containing protein 2 isoform X3, with amino-acid sequence MQRFTTDSIYDTAKTEIMDKKSANGFPSKASESGVQRKQLPYSVETPYGFHLDLDFLKYVDDIEKGNTIKRVHIQRKNRGPKYSTLPRNFSLPGHGARPLAKDTWANTSTLGSKPKSRVTEVQQLFEFRASDATSSSSSGTSTSSQTKIPASGFLPSPKSGEESQLQTSSEAPMGLNVRPHLLRASSMPVNVPRRKGSDSTDEQNSQSQNGSTEKLFKPVDGSDRRGSIPQDRASLHQQITAALKRVRELEEQVKTIPELRAKICSLREEREQLLQRIQQHQSKQVSPSPLEETKVPQIESQDNTVPQVTTEQDDAPSVSLITTAAAVLQSDGTTEQQAMEQTPVVQDVVQQESEKREHITETKSEKEEVQTPMSVPVILIDKAETPTDSDESDRVSQESTPQEEALESLSEEFNKQESSSETLLEEKQSTVLEGISESGATVECTSIQKDVEKKETVEGQSVIIIDESTVAQPGEQTLLTNQKQLQVKLKTLEESLSKASYELEKTNALLREQMDENKIKDERIDELIDRVKEQNLQGPMEPLPEPVVTCDASVSTDSKIVLEKAVSTEPQPADGPTEADSKCSSTQTNIVEARDIEILAQVTTSEKIVGVEIVTCDRAIETEVLDDLQISSLKEVSDRLGKTDSVEINEGDIQDYVSSPIRDVEVSENVVAESDNEEFVMVESAMVETMASESEVSEPTVPATQSFGIAGVQSTVTDKGEGEKSAGLQTQGQESQSQRASEATASPAAIGQVVNRIQGLLNEQWASLGSGGQDPKGESSQKPHTSKISSIQSHLRGSLSALSAFYSPVQKGGAARQSGLKSIMKKNDCPDKQGNGGAKKNLKFVGVNGGELVNESFMAACHFLKDRMAEVAAPNVEMRQVLMVLYQEWFRVSSQKDSQADAVTLYLREVGFQTPTLLRYIVNLSDGNGNMALHYSVSHSNFSVVKLLLDTGLCEVDQQNKAGYTAIMLASLTAAESPEDMEVAQQLLRMGNINARASQSGQTALMLAVSHGRTVMVQVLLDCGADVNIQDRDRSTALMCACEHGHTEIAKLLLERPECDKSLKDKDGHTALSVAMKASNSEIVDLLKAHTDPAVATDSTAPL; translated from the exons ATGCAG AGGTTTACAACAGATTCCATCTATGACACTGCTAAAACAGAAATAATGGACAAGAAAAGTG CAAATGGCTTTCCCTCTAAAGCCTCTGAGAGCGGGGTGCAGAGAAAACAGCTGCCATATTCTGTAGAGACACCCTATGGATTTCACCTGGATTTGGACTTTTTGAAATACGTAGATGATATAGAGAAGGGTAACACAATCAAGAGGGTGCACATCCAGCGCAAAAACAGGGGCCCAAAGTACAGCACACTGCCACGCAACTTCAGCCTACCCGGGCATGGTGCTCGACCACTAGCCAAAGACACGTGGGCCAATACTTCCACTTTAGGGTCAAAACCCAAGTCCCGTGTTACTGAAGTCCAGCAGCTTTTTGAGTTCCGAGCCAGTGATGCCACTAGTAGTAGCAGTAGTGGAACCTCCACCTCCAGTCAGACAAAGATTCCTGCGAGTGGTTTTCTTCCCTCTCCGAAGTCTGGGGAAGAATCTCAACTACAGACATCCAGTGAAGCACCCATGGGCCTTAACGTTAGGCCTCACCTGTTAAGAGCCTCCAGCATGCCTGTTAATGTCCCCCGCAGGAAAGGTTCAGACTCAACTGATGAACAGAACTCTCAATCACAAAACGGCTCGACGGAGAAGCTTTTCAAACCGGTGGATGGAAGTGACAGGAGAGGCAGTATTCCCCAGGACAGAGCCAGTTTACATCAACAGATCACAGCTGCGTTAAAAAGGGTGCGTGAGTTAGAGGAACAAGTCAAGACTATCCCCGAGCTCAGGGCTAAAATATGCTCTCTTAGAGAAGAGAGGGAGCAGCTGCTTCAAAGGATTCAGCAACACCAATCCAAGCAAGTGAGCCCTTCGCCGTTGGAGGAGACTAAGGTTCCTCAGATTGAATCTCAAGACAATACCGTTCCTCAAGTTACAACTGAGCAGGATGATGCTCCCTCAGTTTCCCTAATCACTACTGCTGCTGCAGTACTACAGTCAGACGGAACCACAGAACAACAAGCAATGGAACAAACTCCTGTGGTACAGGATGTCGTACAGCAGGAATCCGAAAAACGTGAACACATAACTGAGACAAAGTCAGAAAAGGAAGAAGTTCAGACTCCAATGTCCGTCCCAGTGATACTCATAGACAAAGCGGAAACCCCAACTGATTCAGATGAATCAGACAGAGTTTCGCAAGAGTCCACACCTCAAGAAGAAGCATTAGAAAGTCTTTCTGAGGAATTTAACAAGCAGGAGAGTTCATCAGAGACTTTGTTAGAAGAAAAGCAGTCCACAGTATTGGAAGGGATTTCAGAATCTGGTGCTACAGTTGAATGTACATCAATTCAAAAAGATGTGGAGAAAAAAGAGACTGTTGAGGGACAAAGTGTAATCATAATTGATGAAAGTACAGTTGCTCAACCTGGTGAACAGACGCTTCTCACTAATCAGAAGCAGCTTCAAGTAAAACTGAAAACGTTGGAAGAGAGTCTAAGCAAAGCTAGTTATGAATTGGAAAAGACAAATGCCTTATTAAGAGAGCAGATGGATGAGAATAAGATAAAGGATGAGAGGATAGATGAATTGATTGATAGAGTAAAAGAGCAAAATCTTCAAGGTCCTATGGAGCCACTTCCAGAACCAGTTGTCACCTGTGATGCATCAGTCAGTACAGATAGCAAAATTGTCCTGGAGAAAGCTGTCTCAACAGAACCTCAACCAGCTGATGGTCCCACAGAAGCAGACTCTAAATGCTCAAGCACTCAGACAAATATAGTAGAAGCACGAGATATTGAAATCTTAGCCCAAGTCACTACATCAGAGAAAATTGTGGGTGTAGAGATTGTTACTTGTGACCGGGCAATAGAGACTGAAGTCCTGGATGACCTACAAATTAGCAGTCTTAAGGAAGTTTCCGATCGGTTAGGGAAGACAGACTCAGTAGAAATCAATGAGGGTGATATTCAAGATTATGTGTCAAGTCCAATTAGAGATGTGGAAGTCAGTGAAAATGTGGTTGCAGAGAGTGACAATGAAGAATTTGTGATGGTAGAAAGTGCCATGGTTGAGACAATGGCCAGTGAAAGTGAGGTCTCTGAGCCCACAGTCCCAGCGACGCAATCTTTTGGGATTGCAGGTGTTCAAAGCACAGTAACGGATAAAGGTGAAGGAGAAAAAAGTGCCGGTTTGCAAACACAAGGGCAGGAATCTCAGTCTCAGAGGGCATCTGAAGCCACAGCCTCTCCTGCTGCGATCGGCCAGGTTGTTAATCGTATACAGGGTCTTCTTAATGAGCAGTGGGCCAGCCTGGGAAGTGGGGGGCAAGATCCAAAAGGGGAGAGCTCCCAGAAACCTCACACCTCCAAAATAAGCTCCATTCAAAGCCACCTGAGAGGTTCCCTAAGTGCACTGTCGGCTTTCTACTCACCTGTTCAGAAAGGAGGGGCAGCACGACAATCAG GCCTGAAATCTATCATGAAGAAGAATGACTGTCCTGACAAGCAGGGCAATGGGGGAGCCAAGAAGAACTTGAAGTTTGTTGGCGTAAACGGAGG TGAGTTAGTTAATGAGAGCTTCATGGCTGCTTGTCATTTCCTGAAGGATCGCATGGCTGAGGTTGCTGCCCCAAATGTAGAGATG AGGCAGGTTCTCATGGTGCTCTATCAGGAGTGGTTTCGTGTGTCCAGTCAGAAGGACTCGCAGGCAGATGCAGTCACCCTGTACCTGAGAGAGGTGGGCTTCCAAACTCCCACCCTTCTGCGATATATAGTGAACCTATCTGATGGAAATGGCAACATGGCGCTGCACTACAGTGTGTCCCATTCCAACTTCTCTGTAGTTAAACTGTTATTAGACACAG GACTGTGTGAGGTGGATCAACAAAACAAGGCTGGCTACACTGCTATAATGTTGGCATCCCTTACTGCGGCTGAGAGCCCTGAAGATATGGAGGTGGCTCAGCAGCTACTGAGAATGGGCAACATTAACGCACGCGCTAGCCAG TCAGGGCAAACAGCACTGATGCTCGCAGTGAGTCATGGACGGACAGTGATGGTGCAGGTTCTTCTAGACTGTGGTGCTGATGTGAACATACAGGACCGAGACCGTTCCACTGCCTTGATGTGTGCCTGTGAGCATGGCCATACTGAGATAGCCAAACTACTGCTGGAGAGACCAGAGTGTGACAAGTCACTCAAAGATAAG GATGGCCACACAGCTCTTTCAGTAGCCATGAAGGCCTCCAACTCTGAGATAGTGGACCTTCTGAAAGCTCACACTGATCCAGCCGTAGCCACAGATTCTACAGCTCCACTCTGA
- the kank4 gene encoding KN motif and ankyrin repeat domain-containing protein 4 isoform X2 codes for MDKKSANGFPSKASESGVQRKQLPYSVETPYGFHLDLDFLKYVDDIEKGNTIKRVHIQRKNRGPKYSTLPRNFSLPGHGARPLAKDTWANTSTLGSKPKSRVTEVQQLFEFRASDATSSSSSGTSTSSQTKIPASGFLPSPKSGEESQLQTSSEAPMGLNVRPHLLRASSMPVNVPRRKGSDSTDEQNSQSQNGSTEKLFKPVDGSDRRGSIPQDRASLHQQITAALKRVRELEEQVKTIPELRAKICSLREEREQLLQRIQQHQSKQVSPSPLEETKVPQIESQDNTVPQVTTEQDDAPSVSLITTAAAVLQSDGTTEQQAMEQTPVVQDVVQQESEKREHITETKSEKEEVQTPMSVPVILIDKAETPTDSDESDRVSQESTPQEEALESLSEEFNKQESSSETLLEEKQSTVLEGISESGATVECTSIQKDVEKKETVEGQSVIIIDESTVAQPGEQTLLTNQKQLQVKLKTLEESLSKASYELEKTNALLREQMDENKIKDERIDELIDRVKEQNLQGPMEPLPEPVVTCDASVSTDSKIVLEKAVSTEPQPADGPTEADSKCSSTQTNIVEARDIEILAQVTTSEKIVGVEIVTCDRAIETEVLDDLQISSLKEVSDRLGKTDSVEINEGDIQDYVSSPIRDVEVSENVVAESDNEEFVMVESAMVETMASESEVSEPTVPATQSFGIAGVQSTVTDKGEGEKSAGLQTQGQESQSQRASEATASPAAIGQVVNRIQGLLNEQWASLGSGGQDPKGESSQKPHTSKISSIQSHLRGSLSALSAFYSPVQKGGAARQSGLKSIMKKNDCPDKQGNGGAKKNLKFVGVNGGYETTSSEDSGGEEAQDEGEEVDSSEAEVEHGEESGTAQEEAAATGEQGEGVQAEVTEGSEEPDALQKAMSPQEEQPVSELVNESFMAACHFLKDRMAEVAAPNVEMRQVLMVLYQEWFRVSSQKDSQADAVTLYLREVGFQTPTLLRYIVNLSDGNGNMALHYSVSHSNFSVVKLLLDTGLCEVDQQNKAGYTAIMLASLTAAESPEDMEVAQQLLRMGNINARASQSGQTALMLAVSHGRTVMVQVLLDCGADVNIQDRDRSTALMCACEHGHTEIAKLLLERPECDKSLKDKDGHTALSVAMKASNSEIVDLLKAHTDPAVATDSTAPL; via the exons ATGGACAAGAAAAGTG CAAATGGCTTTCCCTCTAAAGCCTCTGAGAGCGGGGTGCAGAGAAAACAGCTGCCATATTCTGTAGAGACACCCTATGGATTTCACCTGGATTTGGACTTTTTGAAATACGTAGATGATATAGAGAAGGGTAACACAATCAAGAGGGTGCACATCCAGCGCAAAAACAGGGGCCCAAAGTACAGCACACTGCCACGCAACTTCAGCCTACCCGGGCATGGTGCTCGACCACTAGCCAAAGACACGTGGGCCAATACTTCCACTTTAGGGTCAAAACCCAAGTCCCGTGTTACTGAAGTCCAGCAGCTTTTTGAGTTCCGAGCCAGTGATGCCACTAGTAGTAGCAGTAGTGGAACCTCCACCTCCAGTCAGACAAAGATTCCTGCGAGTGGTTTTCTTCCCTCTCCGAAGTCTGGGGAAGAATCTCAACTACAGACATCCAGTGAAGCACCCATGGGCCTTAACGTTAGGCCTCACCTGTTAAGAGCCTCCAGCATGCCTGTTAATGTCCCCCGCAGGAAAGGTTCAGACTCAACTGATGAACAGAACTCTCAATCACAAAACGGCTCGACGGAGAAGCTTTTCAAACCGGTGGATGGAAGTGACAGGAGAGGCAGTATTCCCCAGGACAGAGCCAGTTTACATCAACAGATCACAGCTGCGTTAAAAAGGGTGCGTGAGTTAGAGGAACAAGTCAAGACTATCCCCGAGCTCAGGGCTAAAATATGCTCTCTTAGAGAAGAGAGGGAGCAGCTGCTTCAAAGGATTCAGCAACACCAATCCAAGCAAGTGAGCCCTTCGCCGTTGGAGGAGACTAAGGTTCCTCAGATTGAATCTCAAGACAATACCGTTCCTCAAGTTACAACTGAGCAGGATGATGCTCCCTCAGTTTCCCTAATCACTACTGCTGCTGCAGTACTACAGTCAGACGGAACCACAGAACAACAAGCAATGGAACAAACTCCTGTGGTACAGGATGTCGTACAGCAGGAATCCGAAAAACGTGAACACATAACTGAGACAAAGTCAGAAAAGGAAGAAGTTCAGACTCCAATGTCCGTCCCAGTGATACTCATAGACAAAGCGGAAACCCCAACTGATTCAGATGAATCAGACAGAGTTTCGCAAGAGTCCACACCTCAAGAAGAAGCATTAGAAAGTCTTTCTGAGGAATTTAACAAGCAGGAGAGTTCATCAGAGACTTTGTTAGAAGAAAAGCAGTCCACAGTATTGGAAGGGATTTCAGAATCTGGTGCTACAGTTGAATGTACATCAATTCAAAAAGATGTGGAGAAAAAAGAGACTGTTGAGGGACAAAGTGTAATCATAATTGATGAAAGTACAGTTGCTCAACCTGGTGAACAGACGCTTCTCACTAATCAGAAGCAGCTTCAAGTAAAACTGAAAACGTTGGAAGAGAGTCTAAGCAAAGCTAGTTATGAATTGGAAAAGACAAATGCCTTATTAAGAGAGCAGATGGATGAGAATAAGATAAAGGATGAGAGGATAGATGAATTGATTGATAGAGTAAAAGAGCAAAATCTTCAAGGTCCTATGGAGCCACTTCCAGAACCAGTTGTCACCTGTGATGCATCAGTCAGTACAGATAGCAAAATTGTCCTGGAGAAAGCTGTCTCAACAGAACCTCAACCAGCTGATGGTCCCACAGAAGCAGACTCTAAATGCTCAAGCACTCAGACAAATATAGTAGAAGCACGAGATATTGAAATCTTAGCCCAAGTCACTACATCAGAGAAAATTGTGGGTGTAGAGATTGTTACTTGTGACCGGGCAATAGAGACTGAAGTCCTGGATGACCTACAAATTAGCAGTCTTAAGGAAGTTTCCGATCGGTTAGGGAAGACAGACTCAGTAGAAATCAATGAGGGTGATATTCAAGATTATGTGTCAAGTCCAATTAGAGATGTGGAAGTCAGTGAAAATGTGGTTGCAGAGAGTGACAATGAAGAATTTGTGATGGTAGAAAGTGCCATGGTTGAGACAATGGCCAGTGAAAGTGAGGTCTCTGAGCCCACAGTCCCAGCGACGCAATCTTTTGGGATTGCAGGTGTTCAAAGCACAGTAACGGATAAAGGTGAAGGAGAAAAAAGTGCCGGTTTGCAAACACAAGGGCAGGAATCTCAGTCTCAGAGGGCATCTGAAGCCACAGCCTCTCCTGCTGCGATCGGCCAGGTTGTTAATCGTATACAGGGTCTTCTTAATGAGCAGTGGGCCAGCCTGGGAAGTGGGGGGCAAGATCCAAAAGGGGAGAGCTCCCAGAAACCTCACACCTCCAAAATAAGCTCCATTCAAAGCCACCTGAGAGGTTCCCTAAGTGCACTGTCGGCTTTCTACTCACCTGTTCAGAAAGGAGGGGCAGCACGACAATCAG GCCTGAAATCTATCATGAAGAAGAATGACTGTCCTGACAAGCAGGGCAATGGGGGAGCCAAGAAGAACTTGAAGTTTGTTGGCGTAAACGGAGG CTATGAGACCACCTCCAGTGAGGACTCCGGTGGGGAGGAGGCTCAGGACGAGGGGGAGGAGGTGGATAGCTCGGAGGCTGAGGTGGAGCACGGGGAGGAGAGTGGAACGGCCCAGGAGGAGGCTGCTGCTACTGGGGAGCAAGGTGAAGGGGTTCAGGCCGAGGTGACAGAGGGCTCTGAGGAGCCTGATGCCCTTCAAAAAGCCATGAGTCCCCAGGAGGAGCAGCCTGTGAG TGAGTTAGTTAATGAGAGCTTCATGGCTGCTTGTCATTTCCTGAAGGATCGCATGGCTGAGGTTGCTGCCCCAAATGTAGAGATG AGGCAGGTTCTCATGGTGCTCTATCAGGAGTGGTTTCGTGTGTCCAGTCAGAAGGACTCGCAGGCAGATGCAGTCACCCTGTACCTGAGAGAGGTGGGCTTCCAAACTCCCACCCTTCTGCGATATATAGTGAACCTATCTGATGGAAATGGCAACATGGCGCTGCACTACAGTGTGTCCCATTCCAACTTCTCTGTAGTTAAACTGTTATTAGACACAG GACTGTGTGAGGTGGATCAACAAAACAAGGCTGGCTACACTGCTATAATGTTGGCATCCCTTACTGCGGCTGAGAGCCCTGAAGATATGGAGGTGGCTCAGCAGCTACTGAGAATGGGCAACATTAACGCACGCGCTAGCCAG TCAGGGCAAACAGCACTGATGCTCGCAGTGAGTCATGGACGGACAGTGATGGTGCAGGTTCTTCTAGACTGTGGTGCTGATGTGAACATACAGGACCGAGACCGTTCCACTGCCTTGATGTGTGCCTGTGAGCATGGCCATACTGAGATAGCCAAACTACTGCTGGAGAGACCAGAGTGTGACAAGTCACTCAAAGATAAG GATGGCCACACAGCTCTTTCAGTAGCCATGAAGGCCTCCAACTCTGAGATAGTGGACCTTCTGAAAGCTCACACTGATCCAGCCGTAGCCACAGATTCTACAGCTCCACTCTGA